From Phragmites australis chromosome 5, lpPhrAust1.1, whole genome shotgun sequence, a single genomic window includes:
- the LOC133919293 gene encoding uncharacterized protein LOC133919293 isoform X3 yields MKPTTPAAAAAAVTTDDPSPSQSESASATFSVERRGDASASCRWTLPDFPRTRARTFYTRYFEVGGFDCRLLLYPRGDSQALPGYLSLYLQVLDPKTPVSSSSSSSTTTTSSKWDCFLSYRLSVVHPTDPAKSLGRDSWHRFSSKKRSHGWCDFTPSSAAAFLFQPHDALVIAADISVLSEVASFFDPDSRFTWKVLNFGLFREMIRTQKIMSPAFFPAAASAGGSDCGLRISVYQSNVAGADHLSVCLESKEPVVQAASGSSASALASSGAGNGVPDGDRGCWCLFRISILNQRSGGSHIHKDSYGRFSADNASLGWGDYIKMDEFLAADSGYLVDGAVMFSASVHVIKESNSFTRSLPMVVGIGSAGGGRAGARKSDGHFGKFVWRIESFTRLKELLKKRKITGLCIKSRRFQVGNRDCRLIVYPRGQSQPPCHLSVFLEVTDPRNTTSEWSCFVSHRLSVINQRVEEKSIMKESQNRYSKSAKDWGWREFVTLTSLFDQDAGFLVQDTVVFSAEVLFLKETAAMQELSDEVSEICSSSSGCQIEALPKRLSFTWKVENFLPFKEIMETRKIFSKFFQAGGCELRIGVYESFDTICLYLESDQSSGCDPDKNFWVHYKMAIINQKNSAKTVCKESSICTKTWNNSVLQFMKVSDMLDTDAGFLVRDTVVFVCEIIDCCPWFDFSDLEVFASDDDQDELSTDPYELIDSEDSEGMSGDEEDMFRNLLSRAGFSLTYGDNYTQPQVTLREKILTDASAIAGFLTGLRVYLDNPAKVKRMLLPTKVSTKNGGKKDVSKCDSNSTSLISLLMGVSALKQAIIDLLLDIMVECCQPSEERSTYGSSASTKTPDSNGASSPPELSVEGELTECACSNVYERAEPNSDDIRDSPAIREADLATNKITPNILERSCCPPETSAADLAADEGSEQASRSNQRNC; encoded by the exons ATGAAGCCCACcactcccgccgccgccgccgcggcggtcACGACCGATGACCCTTCCCCTTCCCAGTCCGAATCTGCCTCGGCGACATTCTCCGTCGAGCGCCGCGGGGACGCCTCCGCCTCCTGCCGATGGACCCTGCCGGACTTCCCCCGCACCCGCGCCCGCACCTTCTACACCCGCTACTTCGAGGTCGGCGGCTTcgactgccgcctcctcctctaccCTCGCGGCGACTCGCAGGCGCTGCCGGGGTACCTCTCCCTCTACCTCCAGGTCCTCGACCCCAAAACCCcggtgtcgtcgtcgtcgtcgtcttccaccaccaccacctcctccaaaTGGGACTGCTTCCTCAGCTACCGCCTCTCCGTCGTTCACCCCACCGATCCCGCCAAGTCGCTGGGGCGCGATTCCTGGCACCGCTTCTCGTCGAAGAAGCGCTCCCACGGCTGGTGCGACTTCacgccctcctccgccgccgccttcctctTCCAGCCCCACGACGCACTCGTCATTGCTGCCGACATATCGGTTCTCTCGGAGGTCGCCTCCTTCTTCGATCCCGACAGTCGCTTCACCTGGAAGGTGCTCAATTTTGGCCTCTTCAGGGAGATGATCCGCACACAGAAGATCATGAGCCCTGCATTCTTCCCTGCTGCCGCCTCTGCTGGCGGGAGTGACTGCGGGCTTCGGATTAGTGTCTACCAGAGTAATGTCGCTGGTGCAGACCATTTGTCAGTTTGTCTGGAAAGCAAGGAGCCCGTGGTGCAGGCAGCGTCTGGATCATCAGCATCGGCATTGGCGTCAAGTGGTGCAGGGAATGGCGTGCCAGATGGCGATCGTGGGTGCTGGTGTCTTTTCCGCATTTCGATCCTTAATCAGAGGTCTGGTGGGAGCCACATCCACAAGGACTCATATGGTCGGTTCAGCGCAGACAATGCCAGCCTTGGGTGGGGGGATTACATCAAGATGGATGAGTTTTTAGCTGCTGATAgtggatacctggttgatggAGCTGTGATGTTTAGTGCCTCAGTGCATGTGATAAAGGAGTCAAACTCATTCACCCGTAGCTTGCCGATGGTTGTTGGAATAGGTAGTGCTGGTGGTGGGCGTGCTGGGGCTAGAAAGTCGGATGGACACTTTGGGAAGTTTGTGTGGAGGATCGAGAGCTTCACAAGACTCAAGGAGCTTCTCAAGAAGCGCAAAATCACGGGTCTGTGTATCAAAAGCAGGCGGTTTCAAGTTGGGAATCGGGATTGCCGTCTTATTGTTTATCCACGGG GGCAGTCTCAACCGCCATGCCACCTATCAGTGTTTCTGGAAGTGACAGATCCCCGAAATACAACCAGTGAATGGAGCTGCTTTGTGAGCCATCGTCTCTCTGTCATCAACCAGAGAGTGGAGGAGAAGTCGATCATGAAAGAGTCTCAGAATCGTTACTCTAAGTCAGCAAAGGATTGGGGCTGGCGCGAATTTGTAACATTAACTAGCCTCTTTGACCAGGATGCAGGTTTTCTTGTACAGGATACTGTTGTGTTTTCTGCAGAGGTTCTCTTTCTGAAGGAAACCGCAGCTATGCAAGAGCTTAGTGATGAAGTTTCTGAAATATGCAGTTCAAGTTCTGGATGTCAGATTGAAGCTTTGCCAAAACGATTGTCGTTTACATGGAAAGTGGAAAATTTCTTGCCCTTCAAGGAGATTATGGAGACCAGAAAGATTTTTAGTAAATTTTTTCAGGCTGGGGGTTGTGAGCTGCGGATAG GTGTATATGAGTCGTTCGATACAATCTGCCTATACCTGGAGAGTGATCAGTCATCTGGGTGTGATCCTGATAAGAACTTTTGGGTACACTATAAGATGGCTATAATTAACCAGAAGAATTCTGCAAAAACTGTGTGCAAGGAATCTTCAATCTGCACGAAAACATGGAACAATTCAGTTCTCCAGTTTATGAAGGTTTCAGACATGCTGGATACTGATGCTGGCTTTCTTGTCCGAGACactgttgtttttgtttgtgaAATCATAGACTGTTGCCCATGGTTTGATTTCTCTGATCTTGAG GTCTTTGCTTCAGATGATGACCAGGATGAATTGTCAACAGATCCTTATGAACTAATTGATTCTGAAGATAGCGAAGGTATGAGTGGCGATGAGGAAGATATGTTCCGGAACCTCCTCTCCAGAGCTGGATTTTCTCTTACATACGGAGATAACTATACTCAACCGCAGGTTACATTAAGAGAAAAAATTCTAACGGATGCTAGTGCGATTGCTGGGTTCCTTACTGGCCTGCGTGTTTATCTGGATAATCCAGCAAAAGTTAAGCGTATGCTTCTTCCAACCAAAGTATCCACCAAGAATGGTGGAAAGAAAGATGTTTCAAAGTGTGATTCGAACTCTACAAGTCTCATTAGTTTGTTGATGGGGGTTAGTGCCTTGAAGCAGGCTATCATAGATTTGCTTCTAGATATAATGGTTGAGTGCTGCCAACCTTCAGAAGAAAGATCAACATATGGTTCCTCAGCAAGTACTAAAACTCCTGATTCAAATGGAGCTAGCTCTCCACCAGAGCTTAGCGTTGAAGGTGAACTAACAGAATGCGCATGCAGTAATGTGTATGAGAGGGCGGAACCTAATAGTGATGATATTCGAGATAGTCCTGCAATACGAGAGGCAGATTTGGCTACAAATAAGATTACTCCAAATATTCTAGAACGTTCATGTTGTCCTCCAGAAACATCTGCTGCTGATTTGGCAGCAGATGAAGGCTCTGAGCAGGCTTCCAGG AGCAATCAGAGGAACTGTTAG